The Horticoccus luteus DNA window ACCAGGTTGGCGACGACCAAGCCAGCGAGCCAATAGTAGCGGGCGACGGACGAGACATTCAGGCGGTGCAGGGTCACCGCACCGCAAAGGAGAATGGGCAGCAGGAGATTGGTCGATCGCGACAAATCGGCCGCGAGCAGCGTGACCGCCAACCATCCGGCAAGCGTGGTTCCGGCGCCGACAACGACGGAATAACGGCCGCCGCAGTGCCACCAATCATACCCGGCGAGCAAGAGAAGCGGCCAGGCGGCGCGAAAGCCCATCCACCAGCCAAGACGGCCATACGGCAGGTAGATCGGCACGATCGCAAGCGCGGACGCAACGAAATGAGCCGAACCGCGATCACCCACGAGCAGGGTGTAGCCGACGCGGGCGAGGACGTAAGGCAGGATCGCGGCGAGGGCGATTGCGAGTTGGGCGCCGAAGCGCGACGGGCGATCTTGCAGCCACCAACGACAGAAGAGCGCAGCAGCCCAGCCGAGAAGAAAACGTTCATCCACCCACGGCGCCAGCAGGCCAGGCAGGATGAGAGACGGCCAGCGGCGCCCCGCTGCGACGGCGAGCAGACCAACGAGAAACCACGCGTCATTGAGCCCAAAGACGCTGGTGATGGACAAGACCGCTCCGGTGGTGGCGAGGAGGATCGTAAGGAGCCCGGCGAACAGACGATCCCCGACCAAGCGTTCAGCGGCGGCGCACCAATAGGCGAGCAGCGCAATCAACCCGACGTAAGGAATGACGAATGCGCCGTATCCGGTGAGGCCAAGCGCATGAGCGATGAGGGGCGGCAGGAGACGCCAGCGCATCGCCGGTTCGACATCGGTGGCGAACGGCGCGCCGCATTGGTGAAGAAATGTCAGCGCGCGATCCCACTCGAAGGTGCCGGGCAGCGGTGTGTCCATCAGCCACAACTTGGGCGAAAAAAAGAACAGGCTGAGACCAAGCGAAACGAGCACGCTCGTGGCGATGAAACGCCAGCGCGACCAGCGATCGAGCGTGCCGACGACCGTTGCGATTAACGGTGCGAGATGGAGGGAACACTTGGGTGTCGAGGAAACGGTTGCGGAAGACATTTGAAGAGCCGAACGGAGGATGGATCGGTTTGAGAACTGCGACGACCTTGTGGCTCCTTATTTGCCGCGAAGCGTGACCGGGCGGGTGCTGCGACGCCACCCGGCGAGCGCGGGGCGCTCGAAGAGGCGCAGCGCAGCGATGACGAGCTTCAAGCCGATTTGGCGAATTGCTTTAGCCATGAGAGTTTTTCCTCGCGGGTTTTCTGGAAAGGATTGCGGAAGACGCGGTCGTTGAGGACGAGCAGGTCGATGTCGGTGTTGAGGAAGCAGTCCCAGCCCTCGGTGGCGGTGCGGACGATCGGCTGGCCGGAGACGTTGAAGCTGGTGTTGATCAGGATCGGAATGCCGGTCTGCTGTTTGAACGCGGTCAGCAGCCGGTGCATGTCAGGATGGACATCGCGATGGATCGTTTGCAGGCGCGCGGAATAATCGACGTGGATGACGCTGGGGATTTCGCAGCGCGGGAAATCGAGGCGCTCGCGCAGCGAGGCGAAATGTTCCGGCTGCGGCGTGCGGCGCGACTCGGCGAGATAGGCCGTGTATTGCATGAAGTCGCTCGGCTCGGCGGTGTCGAACCACTCGGCGCAATGTTCGGCGAGGACGAGGGGCGCGAATGGACGGAAGGACTCGCGGAATTTCACGGCGAGGTTGAGGCGCGATTGCATGCCGGGCTGGCGGGCGTCGGCGAGGATCGAGCGGGCGCCGAGGGCGCGGGCGCCGAGTTCCATGCGATCGCGGACCCAGGCGACGATTTTTCCGGCGGCGAGCTGACTCGCGACAAAATCGAAAAGGTCGCCTTCGAAGGGAACCGCCCACGGCTCGGCTGCGGCGGGAATCGCGCCGGGCTCGCTGCCGAGGTAAAAGCCACGGGCGTCGATGGCGAGCGGCGTGCCGCGGAATTGTTCGCGCGCGAGAAGCAACGCGGCGCCGAAGCCGCTGCCCATGTCGCCGCCGACGGGGGAATTGAAGACGGAGCGGAAAATTTTCGCGCGCCGGAGCTGGCCGGCGGTGACGCAGTTTTGCGCGCAGCCGCCGCAGAAAAGGAGATGGTCCTCGCCGGTTTCGGCGCGGATGAAGCGCGCCATTTTCAAAACCTCGTTTTCGAAAATCTGCTGGAGCGAGGCGGCGATATCGATGTGGGCGTCGGTGACGGGTTCTTTGGGATCGCGGACGAGAACACCGGTGACTTCGGCGATGCGCGGGAGCGCGGCCATCAGCGAATTCCATTGGAAGCGAACGGGAAACCGGAGGCGAAAGCCGCCGTGCTCGTCGGTCGTGAACAGGCGGGAAAGTTTTTCGACGTAAGTCGGCTGGCCGTAGGGCGCGAGGCCCATGACTTTGTATTCGGAGCCGAAGGAGAGAAATCCGAGGTAGTGGGTGACGAGCGTATAGAACATGCCGAGGCCGTTCTCGTAGGTTTGCTCGAAGAGAATTTTCAACTCGCCGCGGTCGATCACACCCATGCTCGCGCTGTAATCCTCGCCTTTGCCGTCGACGCAAAGAAACGCGGCGCGTTGAAACGGCGACGTGTGAAACGCGCCGGCGACATGGGTGAGATGATGCCAGGCGTAGTGGAAACGCGCGTTCGGCAGAAGCGCGCGGGCGGGTTGCGTGTAGAGGCCGGGCCAGCGTTCGGGCAGCAGGCGGCCGAGCGCGCGGGTGAACGCGTTGCCGGGCAGCGCGGAGAGATTGAAGAGATGGGTCTGCAGCGGTTTCTCGGCGAAAACGACGTCGGTGACGTCGGCGGGCGCGAGGCCGGCCATCTGGAGGCATTCGTCGATCGCGCGGCGCGGGAAGGAGCCGTCGTGTTTGATGCGCGTGTGACGTTCCTCCTGCGACGCGCTGATCAGCCGTCCGTCGACGAGGAGCGCGGCGTTGGCGTCGTGACCGAGGAGGCCGCCGAGGCCGAGGATGACTTCGCGTTTTGAAGCGGACATGAAAGAAAAGAGACGCGCGGTTTTAAGCGCTGCGCCGGCGGCGGGTGGCTTGGAGGCGCAGCAGCGAATATGCGGGGACGAAAGGCTTCAGCAGTTTCAACAGCGGATTGCGAGTGGTCGGAGGACGCGCGCCGAGACGGCGGCAAAGCGCGAGGGCGCGTTCGGCGGTCGGACGGTCGCCGAGGAGCGCGAGCGCGGACGCGGCGTGTTCGGATTCGTGAACGAGAGCCGGAGCGATGTCTCCCGCCCCCGGAGCGAGCGCGTAACGTTCGAGCGCGTCGACGCGACAACCCCAACTGCGGCGGTGATCGTGGCTGAAGCTGTCCGCATGGCGCAGCGAGATCGTGAGGACTTCGGAGACGTGGTGGAAACGCGCACCGTTTCGCGCGAGGCGGATGTGGACATCGGCGTCCTCCCACATTTGGAGGGATTCGTCGCAACCGCCGACGGCGGTCCACGCGCTGCGGCGAATGATGCTGTTGTTCAGCCCCATGGAATTCCTGAGCAGGTGCGGCAGCGGCGTGCTCGCCAGCGCGGCCGGATCGTAGCGCCAAGGCACCATGAGATTGCGCGCGATCTCGTCGACCCAATCGGCGTCGCAACTGACAACATCGTGTTGAGCGTCGCACGCGGGGGCGAGGCGTTCGAGAAACGAAGAGCAGATGAGGTCGTCGGCGTCGTGGAAGTGAATCCATTCGGTGCGCGCGGCGGCGGCGAGCTGGTTGCGGGCGTGGGCCACACCGGCGTTGGGCTGGCCGGTGATGATTTCGAGGCCGAGACTGCGGGCGACGGCCACGGTGTCGTCGCGGCTGCCGTCGTCGTAGCAGAGGATGGCGTCGAAGGGACGCGTCAGCCCGCGAACGGACTCCATCAACCGCGGGAGGAAACGCGCGGCGTTGTAGCACGGCACGAGCAGGGTGATTTGAGGAGCGGCGGTCACTTCACTGCGGCGGTGAGATGTGCGAGGCGGGGCGGCAGAAAAAACAATCGAGCTCGATCAAGGTGTGCGTTTCCGGCGCGTAGCCGATGGGAAACAGTCCGGCGCGAGCGAAACCGAGGGGAAGCAGGAGCGCGTTGATTTCCTCGAGCCGCGACGAACCGTCGTAGAGCGGCGCGACCGTCGCTTCGGTGAGGACGGCGAGCGTTTGACGCAACGTATCGGCCGCGCCGGCGAGAACGTCGGCGTCGTAGCCTTGGGTGTCGGTTTTCAGAAAAATCCGGCGGGCGGGACCGATCTCCCGCTCGGCGAGAATTTCGTCGAGGGTGCGGATCGAAATGCGTTCGACGCGTTCGAGGGCGACGAGGTGGCCGAAGTTGTTTTGCGCGGAGGGGTTGACGGTGAGGACGGAGCTGAAGGTGTCGTCGTGATAGACGTGGAGATCAAGTTCGGCCGCGGTGGCGCCGAGGCCGCAGGGGAAAATTCTCCAGCGACCGTCGCGGGCGGCGAGGTTGGAGAGGTGAGCCTGATGAGCGGCGAGCGGCTCGAAGGAAAGCATTTCGCCCGTGTAGCCGGCGCGGCGGGCGTCGAGCGCGAACTGGCCGCGATTCGCGCCGACGTCGATGAGCAGATCGATCGCATGAAGGTGGAGCTGGCTGCGGAGATGACTGAGGCTCGCAAGATGGGCGAGGCGATGATCCCAGCGGAGAAGATCGCGGGGGCTGAGGCGGAGGTCGTTGTAGGCGTCGAGGAGGGATTGAAGAACGGCGTCGTCGGTCCGGTGGAGGAACTCGTAGCCGAAGCGGCGGGCGAGGAGGCGGAGAAATCTTTTCACGCTGAGCGAATGGTGGCGTTCAAGTCATCCGCAGCCAGAAGCTGGAGCTGCGAAGGTCGTCCGGGCCGAGTGCGGCGATGAGCGGCGCGCGTGCGGCGGGCTGGGTCGCAAGGTCGGCGCAAGGAAGAAGAACCTGCAGGCGATGCGCGCCGCCGAGCAGGTAGGCGGCGAGGAGATATTGTTCGGACCAAAAGCGATTGAGCAGCGCGGGCGGATAGTCGGCGGGGAGGTAAATGTCGTGGATGTGAACGATCGCACCCGCGGGCAAACGAGGAAGAAGGTTGAGAAAAAAGATCGTCACGTCGCTGCCCGGAAAGGCGCGGTGACTGCCGTCGAAGAAAACCACGGTGCGCGGGGTGACAAGTTGGAGGAATTCATCGGTCATGTCCTCGAGGCGGCGGCGGTGGACCTGGTCGCACAGCGCGGAGATGGCGAGGCGCGGCTCGGGATCGATGGAAACGATTTCCATTGGAAAGCCGCCGTTGCGGCGCGCCTGCCAGGCGATCCGCGTGGACATGCCGGAGCCGATCTCGAGATAGCGTTCGGGCCGCACGTCGCGCAGCATGCCGTGAAGCGCGACCTGATCGAAGGGCGTGAGAAAAAGATTCTCGCGCCACGAGAGCGCGGCATTCGCGGGCTCTTCGTGCGCGGGCCAGGCGCGGCAGTCGGCGGCGGTCGCGAGGCAGGAGCTGAGACGGGCGAGTTGCTCGCCGCGGTTGGCGGAGAGAAGCGCGGCGAGTTCGGGGTGTGGCGGCTGGCCGTGGCCCCAGATGGATTTGGTGTCGAGGGCGGGCGGAAAATCGACGCGGAGCAAATCGACGCCGTGACCCGGAATGCCGAGGGCGTCGAGCGCGTGCCAACGAAAGCGTCCGTGCAACAGGCGGCGGGCGACGGCGATTTTGAAACGCAGCGCGAGACTGGTCGGATAGAAGGAGATTTTTTTGAGGAACGACATCGCGGCGACCAGTCAGGAGCGGCCGGAATTACCGATGGTGGTGTGATCGATTTCTCGCACGTTGTAACCGAATGAGCGGATGATCGGATACCAGAATTCCGGAGTGAGCGCGGTCCATTTGTGGCAGCCGAACGGAAGGGTGCAGCCGAGTTCGCGGTGGAGTCGCGGAGCGTTGACCTCGAAGGAGAACCTTTTTGCCACGTCGCAAGGTGCGACGCGAAACCACGGAAAGCGGCGCGCGGCGAATTGGCCCCAGAACGCGTCCTCGTTGCCTTCGAAGTCGTTCAGGAGGGCGAAGAAATTATTGCGGTAGGTGAGCCGCGAGAAAAGCAACCAGAAGCTTCCGAGGGAAATTCGGCCGGCGCGTTTCCAGTCAGCGACAACCGTGGAGGCCGGGATCACATGCCCGAAGGACCGCAGCACGCGAAGCATCGCGTCAGTCCTGCGCAGGGAGAAACCGGAGTTGCCGACGCCGGTCGGCGATGCCGTTGTGACGCCACTTGTGTTCAGGTCGAACCACGGGGCTCCGATATAGTCCCATCCCTGCGCGCACCATTCGAGCAATTCGTCGCGAAACACGAAAGCGTCGAGTTCGTAGGTCAGGAGATACTCAAAGTCGGCGTAGCGGCGATAAAGGTAAGGCAGAATTTTCAGCCGATTGTAACTGCGGTAGCTGGCGAGCCATTGTGGCGGGATGAAATCATATTGCAGCGCCGGGGTAATCTGGCGGTAGGCGGACACGTCAAGTCCTTCGGGACAAATCAAGTGGATCGGATGGTGCGCGAGCACGCGGCAGCATTGCTCCAGCGCGATTTTTTCGAAGCCGGTGAGGACGGGCGAATGCGCGAAAACGAGGACCGCCGCTTTTTTTCGCATCTTCAGGTGTCGCTGACGAAAATCTCGACGAGCCGGCTGGCAAGTTCGCGGCAGGGATCTGCGGGCATACGCGACCGAATTGTCCGGGCGGCGGCGTCGCCCATTTTCTTCAATTCCGCGCGTCGCACCCAAGCGCGCTCTAAGGCCTCGTCGAGCGCGGTCGCGGTCGGTGCGGCGGCGAGAAAACCCGTGACGCCGTCTTCGACGATTTCTGCACTGGCGCAGGTGGCGGTGACGAGATTGGCGCGGCCGAGCATCATGGCCTCGATTACGGATAGCGGCATCCCCTCGTAGCGCGAGGGCAGCACGCCCAGGTGGTGGTTTTCCCAGAGCGCCGGAATATCGGTGGTTTGGCCGGCGAATACGGACCGATCGATGCGAAGATAGTGCGCGGCATTTTGCAGAGTTCTGCGGTGCGGGCCTTCGCCGTAAAAGGTGACGGTGACAGGGCGCGCCCGCCATTTATCGAGAGCCAAAGTGCGAAGGATCAGGTCCTGGCCCTTTGCGTGGACGTCAAGCCGCGCAACACAACCGAGACTCAACCCCGCTGCCTGGGGGAAAGTCGGCGACGTTTCTCCGGATCTGAACGCGGCGGGCAGGCTCGCAGGATTCCAGATCACCTCGGCATTCGTCAATTCGCGGCCGAGGAATTGTTGAACGTCCTCGCGGTTATGGTGCGAGACGAAGAAAACGCGACGGGCGTTCAGCAGGAATTTTTCGATGCCCGCGAGGGCACCATCGTGCGGCCAAATTTCGGGCGCAGCAGCCTGGATGATGACGGCGTAGGGAATCCGGTTGTCGGAAAGGTTGGCCAGTTCGGAGAAATCGTCGAGGAGGCTGCCACACGAAACGATCACTTTGGGTTCTTCGAAGGTGCCGAGCCAACCACGCAGGCGGTGATTGAGTTTGTGCGCGTAGAGCCGGGGTGCCGTGCGGCGCAAAAGACGCAGCGAAAGCGACCGGGAAGTCAATTCGAACGTGGTGGCCACTCCGAGGCGGGCCAGATCGGTCATCGCGGGCGTCGGGCGGGTGGCGGCCGCGGTATGCGTGGCGACCCGCAGACCGCGGGAACAGAGGTGCTTCGCCGCGCCGTGCCAGAGAGTTTCACTGCCGCCCCAAGAAACCATCCGCATAGTCGAGATGAACACGAAACTCACGGGAGATTGTTTGTTTCGATCACGGGCGGGACGTCGAGGAAGGCGCGACGACGGCGCGATCGATCGGGAGCGGTCCTCGGGGAACCGACAGCGCTTCATTAATGGCCGCCACGACGGAGGCGGGGAGGATGTTGGTCATGCAGGCGAGGTGATGGTCGCACCGGCTCCACAACCAGCAAGGCGAGCAGGCGGGCTGGGAGACAATATTCACATTCGCAGTATAGCCGGACTGTTCCGGCAATTCCCGACCGCCGTAGACAATGACGGAAGGACAGTCGACCGCGCGGGCCAGATGCATTAATCCACCGACGAGGCCGACGAACAAACGGCTGGCGGCGAGGATGGCGGCGGTCTCGCGAAGGGTGGTTCTGCCGCGCCAGTCTTCCGTTTGCGGGAGTGGAGGATCGTTGCGCGATCCGACCTGGATAACGCGGCGGCCGGCGGCGCGGAGGGATTTCACCACCTCGGCGAATCGTTCCGCGCCCCATTCCTTGGTGACGATGGGAAACCGCGCGTTGCGGGTTGTGCTCTGGATGCAAACAGCGCCTGCGGCCCAGCGACCGGAAGCCAGTTCGTCGGCGGAAAGCACGATGCGGGGGACGAGTTCTATCGGGCCGCTCACGCCGGCGAGGCGGCACATCGTGGCGATGAGGTGTCCGTCCGGTTGTTGATCGCGATCGGTGGCCTCGTCGCGGGCGCCGTAGTGCAAGCTGCAAATGGGAACGCCTATGCGCGCGAGCATACGCAGGGTTTCGTGGGTGAACGGCAAGGCGTGATCGCAATCGCGATTCAAGGCGAAAAGCCCGGGGTCTTCCGTGATCACCCAAACGCATGGCCGGAGCGTATGGCGCTTGCGCCATTCGTGCAGGACTCGCGCGACCATGAGCGCGTCGCCGACCCCGCCATAGTGGGAGAAGACCATCCGCGGTCGACCATGACGCAAGAGCTGCACGGCGCCCCAGCGCCAGAGCCGGGCGCGGCGGCGGTAGCTCGCGAAGTCGAACTGCGGGTACAGCCTCATTCAGCGACTGGCGGGCATGTCGGAGGGAAAGAATGCCTGCTCGATGGGATCACGGTCAGGCGGCGGGCTACTCGGCGCGCCGTCGTGCAAATGAGCCCGTGTATAGTGAAACTTGGAATGGTCAACGCGACGAAATTTCAACCTTTGGGAAAATTACGAACAACCCGCGCGCGAGCGTGTTTTCAAAACAGCCGCTCATTTCTTCATCGCGTGCAAGGTCGTGGATTTCGCGGCGATAGAGCTCGTGGGCAGGCGCGGGGGGATCCTGCAGCATCTTCTTTGTACGATGAGGAGATGTATCGTGGAATGCGGCGATACCTTTGAGGATCGCGCGTTCACGGCAAATTCGATACTCTTCCGCGCGAATTTCGCAGAGACTATCGAAAAAACCGAAATCGAATGTAAGGTTCGTATCTCTCAGGAAAGCCTTTGAATCCGCACAATGAACTTCGACAAAATCTTCAAGCCGATAGCGCCGCATTTTCGCGGAAAGGCGTTCACAGGCCGCCGCCTCGATTTCCACCGAGTGAACCTTGCCAAATCCGTTGTCGCGACAGGCGGTGGCCAGGGCGATGGTGCCCAGCCCGTCGAGTGCTCCTGTTTCCAGGATGGAAGCCGGTTTTGTCAGGCAGACGGTGGCGTGAAGCCAGTTTAGAGTCTCGATTTCGGTTGAGCCCGCGTTATGGGCCAGAAAGAGTTCGGCGCGTTCTTCCGGCGAATGAGGATGAGCCACGGATTCCAAACCGAACGATATGTCGATTGGCAGCCAAGAAGGCCGCCAATCTCTTTTGCAAACTGGCGGACTTTTCTTCCAGCCAAGAACGGCTCCGTGAACGGCGTTTTTCAGGCGGGTGATCATATTGAGTCGGGGGTGCGTGTAATGGTGGTGGAAATGTCGACCGCAAGCACGCCTTGAATGGTCGAGAAGTTCTCACGTGCGCTTTGCGGTGAGTCGATGACCTCAATATCAAGTGCTTCTCGCACGTAGTCTTCCGATCCACGTTCAGAGCGAAGACCAATCCCAAAGCAGTATGGACCAGGCACGACCTGCAGCTCCGGGTAGACGACTGCCATCAGATAGTCGCCGGGCTCCAGCGGCCCATGTCTTTTGCTCCACGAGCTAAGACTAGAGCAAACTTCAAAGCCATGCAGGTTGAACAGGCCTAAACCGATTTCGAGGGTCTCGAGTCGTTGTGCCACCTGAATTTTGAACTCCAACGCGATCCTTGTGCCGAAGGGAAATTGCCAAGCAGCGGGTGAGCATGCTTCCCCCATCCGCACAGAAAGTAGCCGTGCTTTGTTCCGTAAGTTTCCTGTCCGGATAATTCTAGTTAGGTCAACGGTGACGTCATTGGTGCGGTTTGCCCCGAAGTACCGCTGTACAATGTCCGCCGGTTTACCATCCGCGAGAATCCGGCCTCCTTCGAATAGCAAGGCATGCGTGCACAGTTGCATAACCGAATTCAAATTGTGTGTGACGAAAAGCACGGTGCGCCGTTCTTCAGTCGAGATCACACGCATTCGAGCCAAGCATTTTTTCTGGAAGGCAACGTCGCCGACTGCGAGCACCTCGTCGACAATCAGAATGTCCGGTTCGAGGTGCGCGGCGACGGCGAAGGCTAGGCGGACGTACATGCCGCTGCTGTAGCGTTTCACCGGGGTGTCGATGAACTGCTCCACTTCGGCAAAGGCCACGATCTCGTCGAATTTGCGGCGGACTTCGGCGCGGCTCATCCCGAGGATGGCGCCATTGAGAAAGATGTTTTCCCGGCCGGTGAGTTCGGGATGAAACCCGGTGCCGACTTCGAGGAGCGAAGCGACGCGACCTCGGAGGCGGGCGGAGCCGCTGGTGGGTTCCGTAATGCGCGAGAGGATTTTCAGCAGCGTGGATTTACCGGCGCCGTTGCGGCCAATGATTCCCACCACTTCGCCGGGTTGCACGTCGAACGATACGTCTTTCAGCGCCCAGAAATCAGCTTTGTCCGGATGCGGCACTCCACGAAGACGATCCCAGTAACGGGCGGCTTCCTCACGCAATGACGTCGCGCCGATGGCGCCAAGCCGGTAGCGTTTCGAAAGATTGCGGACTTCGATGATCGGGCGGCTCATACGACGTCGATGAAGTTCTTTTCCACGCGTTGAAAGACGAGGATGCCTGAGACGAGGGCGGCCAGGGTCGTGCCCACCGAAATCAATATGAGCGTGGGTGTCACCGAGCCGGTGCCGAGCAGCATGAGGCGGAAGCTCTCCACCGGAACGGCGACGGGGTTGAAAGCCACCCAGGCGCGCCACTGCTCTGGAACTTTGGCCAGCGGGTAGATGATCGGCGTGACGTAGAGCCAAAGTTGAATGAGAAAGCCGGAGAGTACGGAGAAATCGCGAAATTTCGCGGTGAGCGCCGCCAGCCAGAGGCCGATGCCGAGGCTCAGCGCCGCCAGTTGCAGGAGCACGATTGGCAGGAGCAAGGCGCTCCAACCCGGTCCCACAGACGATTCCACGTGGCTCATCCGGTAGAGAGCGAAGAGCACGACAAACGTCACGAATTGGATCGCGAAGGAGATGAGGTTGGAGACGATGCTCGAAAGCGGCACAATCAGCCGCGGGAAATACACTTTGCCAAACAAGCCGGCATTGGCGACGAGCGTGCCCGACGTGGAGCTGAACGATTGGGCGAAATAGTTCCATGCCAGCAGGCCGCAGAGATAAAAGAGCGTGGGCGGAAGACCGTCAGTCGAGAGCTCCGCCACATGGCTGAAGACGATGGTGAAGATCAGCGTCGTAATCAGCGGCTGCACCAAATGCCAGAGCGGGCCGAGCACGGTTTGCTTGTAACGCGTGGCGAAATCGCGCCAGACGAGTTGCCGCAGCAGGTCGCGATAGGCCCACAGCTCCCGCCAATTGAGAAAGCGCAAACCATGGCTCGGCTCGATGACTATTTCGAGTTCAGGTGACAGTGTAGAAGGCATGGAGAAGATCAGATTGCAGCCGTTTGGGCGAATTCGGGTTATTTTTCGAATGACATCGGTGCGGGGGCGGCCGGCGCGGGACGCAATACCTGGCCGAGGGTCGCCTTGAAGTTCTCATACGAAAACAATTTGGCCCGGGCGCGGATCGCAGCTTCGTCCCACGGGTGTTGCAGGGCGGCGACACACGCATCGGCAAGGCCGATTTCGTCACCGTATTCGACGAGGATGCCGGTGTGCTCGTCGATCACTTCGGGGATGCCGCCGGCGCGCGCGCCGATGCAGGGTTTGCCATGGGCAAACGCTTCGAGAAATACGATGCCAAAACCTTCTTTTCGGCTGGGAAGCGCAAACACTGTGCACGCACAAAGTTCATCTCGGAGTTCTGCATCCGGGAGGAATCCGGCGAATTCGATCGCGTCCGGCGCGGTTGTGTGCGCGAGCGCCTGGAGGCGGGGAGCGTCGTTGCCGCGCCCGACGATGCGAAGCATGGCAGCGGGGCAACGAGTTCGAACCTCGCGCATGGCGCGGATCAAAGTGTCGACCCCCTTGTAAGCGTCGCCGGTGCTGAGGCGCGAGACGGTCAGAATGATTTGGCGCGGCGACGCGGATGCGGGCTGCGTCGGACCTGATTTTCCACGCGTGAAGAGCGGATCGAGTGCATTGGGCACCACCGCGAACTGATCGGCGCGGAGGTTCGGGCAGGCAGCGAGAATCTGCCGACGGGTGTAATCGCTCACGCAGAGAATCCGCTGCGTGCCGCGCAAAGCCCAGCGTTCGAACGCGGAAAACGGCCGCCATACTTCAATCCCGTGCGCGACCACCGACGTAGGCAGGTGGCGGCCGACCGCGGTCACCAACCGCGCGACGAACAGCAGGTGAATGTGACCGCACACGATTCGGTCGGCCTGCCGCGCTTCCCGCCAGAGATGCCGGAGAA harbors:
- a CDS encoding ABC transporter ATP-binding protein; protein product: MSRPIIEVRNLSKRYRLGAIGATSLREEAARYWDRLRGVPHPDKADFWALKDVSFDVQPGEVVGIIGRNGAGKSTLLKILSRITEPTSGSARLRGRVASLLEVGTGFHPELTGRENIFLNGAILGMSRAEVRRKFDEIVAFAEVEQFIDTPVKRYSSGMYVRLAFAVAAHLEPDILIVDEVLAVGDVAFQKKCLARMRVISTEERRTVLFVTHNLNSVMQLCTHALLFEGGRILADGKPADIVQRYFGANRTNDVTVDLTRIIRTGNLRNKARLLSVRMGEACSPAAWQFPFGTRIALEFKIQVAQRLETLEIGLGLFNLHGFEVCSSLSSWSKRHGPLEPGDYLMAVVYPELQVVPGPYCFGIGLRSERGSEDYVREALDIEVIDSPQSARENFSTIQGVLAVDISTTITRTPDSI
- a CDS encoding ABC transporter permease is translated as MPSTLSPELEIVIEPSHGLRFLNWRELWAYRDLLRQLVWRDFATRYKQTVLGPLWHLVQPLITTLIFTIVFSHVAELSTDGLPPTLFYLCGLLAWNYFAQSFSSTSGTLVANAGLFGKVYFPRLIVPLSSIVSNLISFAIQFVTFVVLFALYRMSHVESSVGPGWSALLLPIVLLQLAALSLGIGLWLAALTAKFRDFSVLSGFLIQLWLYVTPIIYPLAKVPEQWRAWVAFNPVAVPVESFRLMLLGTGSVTPTLILISVGTTLAALVSGILVFQRVEKNFIDVV
- a CDS encoding glycosyltransferase family 4 protein, whose protein sequence is MKTLLLLPALFDSEGGIERIMRLYTKAFGELAGPGDAVSVIVLNDRTIPAARFEPYRTPSITTVITCARRRLGFLRHLWREARQADRIVCGHIHLLFVARLVTAVGRHLPTSVVAHGIEVWRPFSAFERWALRGTQRILCVSDYTRRQILAACPNLRADQFAVVPNALDPLFTRGKSGPTQPASASPRQIILTVSRLSTGDAYKGVDTLIRAMREVRTRCPAAMLRIVGRGNDAPRLQALAHTTAPDAIEFAGFLPDAELRDELCACTVFALPSRKEGFGIVFLEAFAHGKPCIGARAGGIPEVIDEHTGILVEYGDEIGLADACVAALQHPWDEAAIRARAKLFSYENFKATLGQVLRPAPAAPAPMSFEK